Proteins from one Malania oleifera isolate guangnan ecotype guangnan chromosome 4, ASM2987363v1, whole genome shotgun sequence genomic window:
- the LOC131152805 gene encoding peroxidase 42, which yields MGSPKALFFFAVLSFSAVALTRIAFAAENEQDPGLLMNFYKDSCPQAEDIIREQVKLLYKRHKNTAFSWLRNIFHDCAVQSCDASLLLDSTRRTLSEKETDRSFGLRNFRYLDTIKEAVERECPGVVSCADILVLSARDGIVSLGGPYIPLKTGRRDGRKSRADVVEQFLPDHNESISVVLERFAAMGIKTPGVVALLGAHSVGRTHCVKLVHRLYPEVDPVLNPDHVEHMLHKCPDPIPDPKAVQYVRNDRGTPMKLDNNYYRNILDNKGLLIVDHQLAIDKRTKPFVKKMAKSQDYFFKEFAKAIAILSDNNPLTGTNGEIRKQCSVANKHH from the exons ATGGGTTCCCCCAAAGCTCTCTTCTTCTTTGCTGTTTTGTCCTTCTCAGCTGTGGCTCTCACTAGGATTGCTTTTGCAGCAGAGAATGAGCAAGACCCAGGTCTTCTTATGAACTTCTACAAGGATTCATGTCCCCAAGCTGAAGATATTATCAGAGAACAAGTCAAGCTTCTCTACAAGCGCCACAAGAACACTGCATTCTCCTGGCTCAGGAACATCTTCCATGACTGTGCTGTTCAG TCATGTGATGCTTCACTTCTACTGGATTCTACAAGGAGGACCTTATCTGAGAAGGAGACAGACAGGAGCTTTGGGCTGAGGAACTTCAGATACCTTGACACCATAAAAGAAGCTGTAGAAAGGGAGTGCCCTGGAGTTGTTTCTTGTGCAGACATCCTTGTACTTTCTGCTAGAGATGGCATTGTTTCG CTAGGAGGCCCTTACATCCCTCTCAAGACAGGAAGAAGAGATGGCAGGAAGAGCAGAGCAGATGTGGTTGAGCAATTCCTCCCAGATCACAATGAGAGCATCTCCGTTGTCCTTGAGAGGTTTGCTGCCATGGGCATTAAGACCCCTGGAGTTGTTGCCTTGCTAG GAGCTCACAGTGTGGGTCGAACCCATTGTGTCAAGTTGGTTCATCGTTTGTACCCAGAGGTGGACCCTGTGCTAAACCCAGATCATGTGGAGCACATGCTCCACAAGTGCCCCGACCCAATTCCGGACCCAAAGGCTGTGCAGTATGTGAGGAATGACCGCGGCACGCCCATGAAACTGGACAATAACTACTACAGAAACATACTGGACAACAAGGGACTGCTGATTGTGGATCACCAGCTAGCCATAGACAAGAGGACAAAGCCATTTGTGAAGAAAATGGCTAAGAGCCAAGATTACTTCTTTAAGGAGTTTGCAAAGGCCATTGCCATCCTCTCTGACAACAACCCCCTCACTGGTACAAATGGTGAGATCAGAAAGCAGTGCAGTGTGGCCAACAAACACCATTAG